From Oscillatoria salina IIICB1, the proteins below share one genomic window:
- a CDS encoding type II toxin-antitoxin system MqsA family antitoxin: protein MQCVICKHGETQPGQATVTLERDSSLVVLKQVPAEICANCGEYYLSESVTEEVLQIAEEAISKKVEVQILKYAA, encoded by the coding sequence ATGCAGTGTGTAATTTGTAAACATGGTGAAACTCAACCCGGACAAGCAACTGTTACTTTAGAAAGAGATTCTTCTCTAGTGGTTTTGAAACAAGTACCAGCAGAAATTTGCGCTAATTGTGGAGAGTATTACTTAAGCGAGTCTGTAACTGAAGAAGTTTTACAAATAGCAGAAGAAGCTATAAGCAAAAAAGTGGAAGTACAAATTCTTAAATATGCGGCTTAA
- a CDS encoding aconitate hydratase, with amino-acid sequence MSLNVTQKLIKSHLVSGSLTPGEEIGLKIDQSLTQDATGTMVMLELEAMGLERVKTELSAQYVDHNLLQTDYKNADDHLFLRSACQRFGVWYSRPGNGISHAVHMERFGIPGKTLIGSDSHTPAAGGMGMLAFGAGGIDVALAMAGEPMYVKMPQVLGVKLTGKLPDWVSAKDVILEMLRRYDVDGGRGKIIEYYGPGLECLSAMDRHVIANMGTELGATTTVFPSDLEIKRFLKSQGRESDWLEIVADENAEYDLHEEINLSELVPLIACPSSPGNVVPVREVEGREVNQVVIGSSANPGLRDFWIVSQIVKGKVSCDRTSFDVNPTSRQVIENLAAMGDAFLDLIHAGARFHQAGCLGCIGMGQAPASHQISLRTMPRNFPGRSGTADDRVYLCSPETAAAAALTGKITDPRDLEKLYNMSYPQFVAPEAEIVNTEMLVPPPEDGSQIELEKGPNIKSFPEFDSLCDRAEVPVLLKVGDNISTDEIMPAGARVLPFRSNIPGISQFVYYLMDETFSERAKTAQEKAGGHIIIAGDNYAQGSSREHAAIAPRYLGQIAVLAKSYARIGWQNLVNFGIVPLEFVNPDDYNTIDEGDTIEISGLREAVKEKKDLTVKNLKKQHSYQVTHSLSDRQIDLLLSGGVINYYKAKLA; translated from the coding sequence ATGAGTTTAAACGTTACCCAAAAGTTAATTAAATCTCACCTTGTTTCCGGTTCCCTAACACCAGGAGAAGAAATCGGACTGAAAATTGACCAATCTTTAACCCAGGATGCCACGGGAACAATGGTGATGCTAGAGTTGGAAGCAATGGGATTAGAGCGGGTAAAAACTGAGCTTTCGGCGCAATATGTCGATCATAATTTATTACAAACTGACTATAAAAATGCTGACGATCATTTATTTCTCAGGTCTGCTTGTCAGCGTTTTGGTGTTTGGTATAGTCGCCCCGGGAACGGTATTTCCCACGCAGTTCACATGGAACGTTTTGGAATTCCGGGGAAAACTTTAATCGGTTCAGATAGTCATACTCCGGCGGCTGGGGGAATGGGAATGCTGGCTTTTGGGGCTGGCGGAATTGATGTGGCTTTGGCGATGGCTGGCGAACCAATGTATGTGAAAATGCCGCAAGTTTTGGGCGTAAAATTAACGGGAAAATTGCCTGATTGGGTTAGTGCTAAAGATGTAATTTTGGAGATGTTGCGCCGTTATGATGTAGATGGTGGCAGGGGTAAAATTATTGAATATTACGGTCCGGGATTAGAATGTTTGAGTGCAATGGATCGTCATGTAATTGCGAATATGGGTACCGAATTAGGCGCGACGACGACAGTTTTTCCCTCAGATTTAGAGATAAAACGCTTTCTGAAATCTCAAGGCAGAGAGTCAGATTGGCTGGAAATTGTCGCTGATGAAAATGCAGAATACGATCTACATGAAGAGATTAATCTTTCCGAGTTAGTACCTTTAATTGCTTGTCCTTCTTCTCCTGGGAATGTAGTTCCAGTTCGCGAAGTTGAGGGACGAGAAGTTAATCAAGTGGTGATTGGTTCTTCTGCTAACCCCGGACTGCGAGATTTTTGGATTGTCAGTCAAATTGTGAAAGGAAAAGTCAGTTGCGATCGCACTTCGTTTGATGTTAATCCTACTTCTCGTCAAGTCATTGAAAATCTGGCGGCGATGGGAGACGCATTTTTGGATTTAATCCATGCAGGGGCGCGTTTTCACCAAGCTGGCTGTCTCGGCTGTATCGGAATGGGACAAGCCCCTGCTTCTCATCAAATATCCTTGCGGACGATGCCCCGCAATTTTCCGGGACGTTCGGGTACTGCGGACGATCGAGTTTATTTGTGTAGTCCGGAAACGGCTGCGGCTGCGGCTTTGACTGGGAAAATTACCGATCCTCGCGATTTGGAAAAACTGTATAACATGAGTTATCCCCAATTCGTCGCCCCAGAAGCGGAAATTGTCAATACTGAGATGTTGGTTCCACCCCCAGAAGATGGTAGCCAAATCGAGTTAGAAAAAGGACCGAATATTAAGTCTTTCCCGGAATTTGACTCGTTATGCGATCGCGCTGAAGTTCCTGTCTTACTGAAAGTGGGAGATAATATTTCCACTGACGAGATTATGCCTGCTGGGGCGCGAGTTTTGCCTTTCCGCAGTAACATTCCTGGGATTAGTCAATTTGTCTATTATTTGATGGATGAAACCTTCTCCGAACGGGCAAAAACAGCGCAAGAAAAAGCAGGTGGTCACATTATCATTGCTGGAGACAATTACGCCCAAGGTTCCAGTCGCGAACACGCGGCGATCGCACCTCGCTATCTCGGACAAATTGCTGTTTTAGCTAAGTCTTATGCTCGCATAGGTTGGCAAAATTTAGTTAATTTTGGGATCGTCCCTTTAGAATTTGTTAACCCTGATGACTACAATACAATCGATGAAGGAGACACGATTGAAATTTCTGGTTTGCGTGAAGCTGTGAAAGAGAAAAAAGACCTTACTGTCAAGAATCTCAAGAAACAACACTCCTACCAAGTTACTCACTCCCTCAGCGATCGCCAAATCGATCTTCTCCTCTCTGGAGGCGTAATTAACTACTACAAAGCTAAACTAGCTTAG
- a CDS encoding diguanylate cyclase domain-containing protein has translation MNHEKLPAKGDLLIVDDNPNNLRLLATMLVAQGYKVRKAINGQLALNVTKTARPELILLDINMPEINGFEVCKQLKADPQTSEIPIIFLSALHEAEDKVKAFQVGGSDYITKPFQFPEVLARVENQLARQNLQIKLQEQARKLALQNQILQQEIEERKRVEAEIRFLLTTSKAIGNSPDFHAALEVTLRQVCEIINWDFGEAWIPNERRGILESSRGWYGLNPSLEIFRQKSEKLTFAPNVGLPGRIWSSQQPEWLEDVSNVSKKVCVRSQIAKKVGLKATFGVPIIVDNLVLAIIVFYKQNPLKSEPRLVELVQAVAEQLGSLIQRKKAEAAILEVNQELQRIANIDGLTGVANRRKFEDYLHSEWRRMFREKSPLSLVFCDVDFFKNYNDTYGHLAGDDCLKKVARAIENNLKKPGNLVARYGGEEFAVILSNTDAEAAVCIAENIRLSVENLKIIHQQSPVSKYVTLSLGVVSKIPTLDFNSSALVALADEVLYQAKKQGRNRVVQKKLLGNDSQNREK, from the coding sequence ATGAACCACGAGAAGTTACCAGCCAAAGGCGACCTTTTAATTGTAGATGACAATCCTAATAATTTACGACTTTTAGCTACTATGCTCGTTGCACAAGGATATAAAGTCCGCAAAGCTATTAACGGGCAACTCGCTTTAAACGTAACTAAAACTGCACGTCCCGAACTGATCTTACTAGATATTAATATGCCGGAAATTAACGGCTTTGAAGTTTGCAAACAATTGAAAGCAGATCCACAAACCAGTGAAATACCGATAATTTTTTTGAGCGCGCTCCACGAAGCAGAAGATAAAGTAAAAGCTTTTCAGGTAGGTGGTTCTGATTATATTACTAAACCGTTTCAATTTCCCGAAGTTTTGGCGCGTGTTGAAAATCAGCTCGCTCGACAAAACTTACAAATTAAGCTTCAAGAACAAGCTCGTAAACTGGCATTACAAAACCAAATTCTGCAACAAGAAATTGAAGAAAGAAAACGAGTAGAGGCTGAAATTCGCTTTTTATTAACTACCAGTAAAGCAATCGGTAACTCCCCCGATTTTCATGCCGCTTTAGAAGTAACTTTGCGTCAAGTTTGTGAAATAATTAATTGGGATTTTGGCGAAGCTTGGATACCCAACGAACGACGAGGTATACTCGAATCAAGTCGAGGTTGGTATGGACTGAATCCCTCTCTAGAAATATTTCGACAAAAAAGCGAAAAGCTAACTTTTGCTCCTAATGTGGGACTTCCAGGTAGGATTTGGTCATCCCAGCAACCAGAATGGCTGGAAGACGTTTCTAATGTATCTAAGAAAGTTTGCGTTCGTTCTCAAATAGCGAAAAAAGTTGGCTTAAAAGCAACTTTTGGCGTGCCAATTATTGTTGACAATCTTGTCTTAGCAATTATAGTTTTCTACAAGCAAAATCCTCTAAAATCAGAACCGCGTTTAGTTGAATTAGTCCAAGCAGTGGCCGAGCAATTAGGTTCGCTCATTCAACGCAAAAAGGCTGAAGCAGCTATCTTAGAGGTAAATCAAGAACTGCAACGAATTGCTAACATTGATGGTTTAACTGGAGTTGCTAACCGCCGCAAATTTGAGGATTATTTACATAGTGAATGGCGGCGGATGTTTCGCGAAAAATCACCTTTATCTCTCGTTTTTTGTGACGTTGATTTTTTCAAAAATTATAACGATACCTATGGTCATCTCGCTGGAGATGATTGTTTAAAAAAAGTTGCTCGAGCAATTGAAAATAATCTCAAAAAACCGGGGAATTTAGTCGCTCGTTATGGTGGCGAAGAATTTGCCGTAATTTTGTCAAATACTGATGCCGAAGCGGCGGTTTGTATTGCCGAAAATATTCGTTTATCAGTAGAAAATTTAAAAATAATTCACCAACAGTCTCCAGTTAGTAAATATGTAACTTTGAGTTTAGGTGTGGTTAGTAAAATTCCTACTCTTGACTTTAATAGTTCAGCCTTGGTCGCTTTGGCTGATGAGGTACTTTATCAAGCCAAAAAACAGGGAAGAAATCGAGTCGTGCAGAAAAAATTGCTCGGCAATGATTCCCAAAACCGTGAGAAGTAA
- a CDS encoding TldD/PmbA family protein yields MPSTALLITKELPNLQYTATKERFDESWQAPLSTLLGLGRAAGADAIEFFLERVHYISCLAEDDTITSITPSLSTGAGVRVFRGKADCYVSTNDLSFSGLKAALEKGLSILGLQLPGPNAYISEVNLELLRDYTKAKGKETWLSQSSTIAEMGELLLDANAALHQKANRVQSRQARYFRDWQEILVAASDGTFARDIRLTQSVGYNLLCADGAHRASMSHREGNTSDPGFLRNWNYQAAAEEVAESAGKMLYADYVESGTYPIIMANQFGGVIFHEACGHLLETTQIERKSTPFSDKKGEKIAHESLTAWDEGLSDHAFGTIDMDDEGMPAQRTLLIENGVLKNFLADRAGSMRTGHPRTGSGRRQNYTYAAASRMRNTYIAPGDYAVEDLFASIDKGIYCKKMGGGSVGATGEFNFGVSEAYLIENGQVTKPLKGATLIGEATEIMNKISMCSQDLGLAAGFCGSVSGSIYVTVGQPHLKVDSITVGGR; encoded by the coding sequence ATGCCGTCAACCGCTTTACTGATAACCAAAGAACTGCCTAATTTACAATACACAGCAACAAAAGAAAGATTTGACGAAAGTTGGCAGGCTCCCCTCTCTACGTTACTCGGATTAGGACGTGCCGCCGGTGCAGACGCGATCGAATTTTTCCTCGAACGAGTCCACTACATTAGCTGTCTGGCGGAAGATGACACGATTACCAGTATCACCCCTAGTCTGTCTACAGGTGCAGGAGTGAGAGTGTTTCGGGGTAAAGCTGACTGCTACGTCAGTACGAACGATTTATCATTTTCTGGTTTAAAAGCAGCTTTAGAAAAAGGACTTTCGATTCTCGGATTGCAACTACCTGGACCAAATGCTTACATTAGCGAAGTTAACTTAGAACTGCTGAGGGATTATACCAAAGCCAAAGGAAAAGAAACCTGGCTATCTCAGTCTAGTACCATTGCTGAAATGGGCGAACTTCTCCTCGATGCCAATGCAGCTTTGCATCAAAAAGCCAATCGCGTACAATCAAGACAAGCTCGCTATTTCCGCGATTGGCAAGAAATTTTGGTTGCAGCTAGTGATGGTACTTTTGCTCGCGATATTCGCCTGACTCAATCGGTAGGTTATAATTTGCTTTGCGCTGATGGCGCGCATCGGGCTTCGATGAGTCATCGGGAAGGCAATACCAGCGACCCCGGATTTTTGCGTAATTGGAACTATCAAGCGGCGGCGGAAGAAGTAGCTGAGTCTGCCGGAAAAATGCTTTATGCTGATTACGTCGAATCGGGAACTTACCCGATTATCATGGCAAATCAGTTTGGTGGTGTGATTTTCCACGAAGCTTGCGGACATTTGCTCGAAACCACCCAAATCGAGCGGAAATCAACTCCTTTTAGCGATAAAAAAGGCGAAAAAATTGCTCATGAAAGCTTAACTGCTTGGGATGAAGGACTTTCTGACCATGCCTTCGGTACAATCGATATGGACGACGAAGGTATGCCAGCCCAAAGAACGTTATTGATTGAAAATGGCGTTTTGAAGAATTTCTTAGCAGACCGTGCGGGTTCGATGCGTACTGGACATCCGCGAACTGGAAGCGGTCGCCGTCAAAATTATACCTATGCGGCGGCATCGAGGATGCGAAATACTTATATTGCGCCTGGTGATTACGCGGTTGAGGATTTATTTGCCTCAATCGATAAAGGAATTTACTGTAAGAAAATGGGCGGTGGTAGCGTCGGGGCTACAGGCGAGTTTAATTTTGGCGTTTCTGAGGCTTATTTGATTGAAAATGGTCAGGTAACGAAACCTCTTAAGGGAGCAACTTTGATTGGCGAAGCAACCGAAATTATGAATAAGATTTCGATGTGTTCTCAAGATTTGGGCTTGGCTGCTGGTTTCTGTGGTTCGGTGAGCGGTAGTATTTACGTTACCGTGGGACAACCCCATTTGAAGGTTGATTCGATTACTGTTGGTGGTAGGTAA
- a CDS encoding metallophosphoesterase family protein: MKIKRRKFLIISTLGGLTFAGLGKILANANSITTANSAAELLNSEIEIPAEEPLLRFVSIGDTGTGAEGQYAVAKAMNQYYQQNPFPLVIMAGDNIYNNGEIEKINLVFERPYQFLLEQKVKFQASLGNHDIRTENGVPQTLYPNFNMQGQRYYTFRTDPVQYFALDTNGNADWETELAWLETELSRSNAAWKVVFGHHQLYASGAYGFNKTLVPKLTPLFKKYGVQLYINGHEHHYERTNSIDGTTYLISGAGGGTRPVERSSWTAYSASRLSFAAYDVYPDLIVVKGIGTDGTIFDRGIILRQ, translated from the coding sequence ATGAAAATTAAACGTCGCAAATTCTTAATTATTAGTACCCTAGGTGGGTTAACTTTCGCTGGCTTAGGTAAAATACTTGCCAATGCTAACTCTATTACCACAGCCAATTCTGCGGCTGAATTGTTGAACTCAGAGATAGAAATTCCGGCTGAAGAACCATTACTACGCTTTGTTTCTATAGGCGATACTGGAACTGGTGCAGAAGGTCAATATGCGGTTGCTAAAGCGATGAATCAATATTACCAGCAAAATCCTTTTCCTCTGGTAATTATGGCAGGAGATAATATTTACAACAACGGCGAAATTGAGAAAATAAATTTAGTTTTTGAGCGTCCCTATCAATTTTTATTAGAGCAAAAAGTAAAGTTTCAAGCTAGTTTAGGAAATCATGATATTCGCACCGAAAATGGCGTCCCGCAAACCCTTTATCCTAACTTTAATATGCAGGGACAGCGTTATTATACATTTCGTACCGACCCAGTGCAATATTTTGCGCTTGATACGAATGGTAATGCTGATTGGGAAACAGAATTAGCTTGGTTAGAAACCGAATTAAGTCGTAGCAATGCAGCTTGGAAAGTGGTCTTTGGTCATCATCAATTGTATGCTTCCGGTGCATACGGCTTTAATAAAACTTTAGTGCCAAAATTAACACCGTTATTTAAAAAATATGGCGTACAATTGTATATAAATGGTCACGAACATCACTACGAACGGACTAATTCAATTGACGGTACAACTTATTTAATTTCCGGTGCAGGTGGCGGAACTCGACCTGTAGAACGTTCGAGTTGGACTGCATATTCAGCCTCTCGTTTGAGTTTTGCTGCTTATGATGTTTATCCAGATTTAATTGTGGTTAAGGGTATTGGTACGGATGGAACTATTTTCGATCGAGGGATAATTTTGCGGCAATAA
- a CDS encoding TldD/PmbA family protein, translating to MVQIKELATQAEEIAHKQGIKKFDIYGSSVDETRVQVDQGEPKQVKASNRSSAIVRVWNENNTMGVTSTTDVDPQGIELALKTAYEASFYGVKENIPDFSPEAMAPTREISNEKAASAPVSTLIDKLIATEKQLLEAHPAIKGVPYNGLAQQERDRFYLNSDGAMRNEARSYASIYLYSKTEVEGKKPRSAGSFKVSRSLDNLDIQGCLQETAAKTISHLNYRKIKSGKYRVVFSGDAFLSLLAAFSNLFNAQKILDNQSLSTPESLGQEIASRLLSVCDDAWHPDNVAAETFDGEGTPTRRVPIITDGVLTNFLHSAGTAKRLNTQPTGNANIGAKVTVSSNFYHVFPGKPAPQVYRLEDAENVILIDDLQALHAGVNALQGSFSLPFDGWIVEQGKFTSIDSATVAGDWLELLKSIIFVESDLELTPGGVCPRIWVDSLSITGE from the coding sequence ATGGTTCAAATTAAAGAACTAGCAACCCAGGCTGAAGAAATCGCTCACAAACAAGGTATCAAAAAGTTTGATATCTACGGTTCCTCTGTAGATGAAACTAGAGTACAAGTAGACCAGGGCGAACCGAAACAAGTCAAAGCTTCTAATCGTTCGAGTGCGATCGTTCGGGTTTGGAACGAAAATAATACGATGGGTGTAACTTCGACGACAGATGTTGACCCCCAAGGAATAGAATTAGCTTTGAAAACTGCCTATGAGGCGAGTTTCTACGGGGTGAAGGAGAATATACCTGATTTTAGTCCCGAAGCTATGGCTCCGACTAGGGAGATCTCCAATGAAAAAGCAGCTTCTGCACCTGTGTCAACTTTAATCGATAAGCTCATCGCGACTGAAAAACAACTTTTAGAAGCTCATCCAGCGATTAAAGGAGTCCCTTATAACGGTTTAGCACAACAAGAACGCGATCGCTTTTATCTCAACAGCGATGGGGCGATGCGTAATGAAGCTCGCTCTTACGCTTCGATCTATTTGTACAGCAAAACCGAAGTCGAAGGCAAAAAACCTCGCTCTGCTGGTAGCTTTAAAGTTAGCCGCAGTTTAGATAATTTGGATATTCAAGGTTGTCTCCAAGAAACTGCCGCAAAAACTATTAGCCATCTTAACTACCGCAAAATTAAGTCTGGTAAGTATCGAGTTGTCTTTTCTGGCGATGCTTTCTTAAGTTTGTTAGCTGCTTTTTCTAATTTATTTAACGCCCAAAAAATCCTTGACAACCAAAGTCTTTCTACTCCAGAATCTTTAGGACAAGAAATTGCTTCTCGTTTACTTTCTGTGTGCGATGATGCTTGGCATCCAGATAATGTAGCTGCGGAAACTTTTGACGGTGAAGGTACGCCCACCCGTCGCGTACCCATTATTACCGATGGTGTTTTAACCAATTTTCTTCATAGTGCGGGAACGGCAAAACGGCTGAATACTCAACCCACAGGAAACGCTAACATCGGCGCTAAAGTAACAGTTAGCTCGAATTTTTATCATGTTTTTCCTGGCAAACCTGCACCGCAAGTATATCGTTTAGAAGATGCTGAGAATGTGATTTTAATTGATGATTTACAAGCACTTCATGCAGGGGTTAATGCTCTCCAAGGTTCATTTTCGCTACCTTTTGATGGTTGGATTGTCGAACAAGGAAAATTCACCAGTATTGATTCGGCAACGGTGGCGGGAGATTGGTTGGAATTGCTGAAATCAATTATTTTTGTCGAGTCGGATTTAGAATTGACTCCCGGAGGAGTTTGTCCCCGAATTTGGGTTGATTCACTCTCAATTACGGGCGAATAA